One Bos indicus isolate NIAB-ARS_2022 breed Sahiwal x Tharparkar chromosome 10, NIAB-ARS_B.indTharparkar_mat_pri_1.0, whole genome shotgun sequence DNA window includes the following coding sequences:
- the LOC109564514 gene encoding olfactory receptor 4F3/4F16/4F29, with product MDGGNHSVVSEFVFLGLTYSWEFQLLLLVFSSVFYVASMAGNILIVFSVTTDPHLHSPMYFLLASLSFIDLGACSVTSPKMIYDLFRKRKVISFGGCIAQIFFIHVIGGVEMVLLIAMAFDRYVAICKPLHYLSIMSPRMCILFLAAAWALGVSHSLFQLAFIVNLPFCGPNVLDSFYCDLPRLLRLACTDTYRLQFMVTVNSGFICVSSFFILLISYMFILLTVWKRSSGGSPKALSTLSAHITVVILFFGPTMFVYTWPHPNSQMDKFLALFDAVLTPFLNPVIYTFRNKEMKAAMKRVCKQLVIYGTIS from the coding sequence ATGGATGGAGGGAATCACTCGGTGGTGTCTGAGTTTGTGTTTCTGGGACTCACTTATTCATGGGAGTTCCAGCTGCTCCTCCTGGTGTTCTCCTCTGTGTTCTATGTGGCAAGCATGGCTGGAAACATCCTCATTGTGTTTTCTGTGACTACTGATCCTCACTTACATTCCCCCATGTACTTCCTACTGGCCAGCCTCTCCTTCATTGACTTGGGAGCCTGCTCTGTCACTTCTCCCAAGATGATCTATGACCTTTTCAGAAAGCGTAAAGTCATTTCTTTTGGAGGCTGCATTGCTCAGATCTTCTTCATCCATGTCATTGGTGGGGTGGAGATGGTGCTGCTCATAGCCATGGCCTTTGACAGATATGTTGCCATATGTAAGCCTCTCCACTATCTGAGCATCATGAGCCCGAGGATGTGCATTTTGTTTCTGGCTGCTGCCTGGGCCCTTGGTGTCAGCCACTCACTGTTCCAGCTAGCATTTATTGTTAATTTGCCCTTCTGTGGTCCGAATGTATTGGACAGCTTTTACTGTGATCTTCCTCGGCTCCTCAGACTGGCCTGTACAGATACTTACAGACTTCAGTTCATGGTCACTGTCAACAGTGGGTTTATCTGTGTTAGTTCCTTCTTTATACTTCTCATCTCCTATATGTTCATCCTGTTAACTGTTTGGAAACGCTCCTCAGGTGGTTCACCCAAGGCCCTGTCCACTTTGTCAGCTCACATCACTGTggttattttgttctttggtcCAACCATGTTTGTCTATACATGGCCACACCCCAATTCCCAAATGGACAAGTTTCTTGCTCTTTTTGATGCAGTTCTTACTCCTTTCTTGAATCCAGTTATTTATACATTCAGGAATAAAGAGATGAAAGCAGCAATGAAGAGAGTATGCAAACAGCTAGTGATTTATGGGACGATTTCATAA